A window of the Chloroflexota bacterium genome harbors these coding sequences:
- a CDS encoding DUF5615 family PIN-like protein: MAFKVDENLPVEIADLLRQSGYDAVTVSEQHLEGSTDSAIASVCQEEGRALVILDTDFADIRAYPPAQFPGLIVLRLHQQDKPHVLEVIERLIPLLSSEPLEHLLWIVEETRVRIRS; the protein is encoded by the coding sequence ATGGCATTCAAGGTTGACGAGAATCTGCCGGTTGAGATAGCCGATTTGTTGCGCCAATCTGGCTATGATGCCGTTACTGTTTCTGAGCAGCACTTGGAAGGTTCAACCGATTCCGCTATTGCTTCTGTATGCCAGGAGGAAGGGCGTGCCTTGGTCATCTTGGACACAGATTTCGCTGACATTCGTGCATATCCCCCGGCCCAGTTCCCTGGCTTGATAGTTCTACGTTTACACCAGCAAGATAAACCCCACGTTCTTGAGGTCATTGAGCGTCTGATCCCATTGCTTTCCAGCGAGCCACTTGAGCATCTTCTATGGATTGTTGAAGAGACACGTGTAAGGATTAGGAGCTAG
- a CDS encoding DUF433 domain-containing protein, whose amino-acid sequence MRWQDYIVVDPSICHGKACVKGTRIPVSVILDNLAASLSLDEILRSYPSLSREAVQAAISYAAELARERVVAIPV is encoded by the coding sequence ATGAGATGGCAAGATTACATTGTCGTTGATCCCAGCATTTGTCACGGGAAAGCCTGTGTCAAGGGTACGCGTATTCCGGTCTCGGTTATACTGGACAATTTAGCCGCCAGCCTCTCCCTAGACGAGATTCTGCGTAGTTACCCGTCTTTGAGTCGGGAAGCCGTGCAAGCCGCTATTTCATACGCTGCCGAGTTGGCCCGCGAGCGTGTGGTGGCCATTCCAGTATAG